The Ahaetulla prasina isolate Xishuangbanna chromosome 4, ASM2864084v1, whole genome shotgun sequence genome has a window encoding:
- the LOC131198254 gene encoding uncharacterized protein LOC131198254 has product YTGSCEAKLMSVKMGKFTSNIYQDPKPYDYRQYEQGIPDFVTSYDRDPLNLKFKSQCLSKIYGLHLLKDEKKKSSSKERFITHKPQELKWDSKLFLPKEPWPTKTGSFTVF; this is encoded by the exons TATACAGGCTCTTGTGAAGCCAAGTTAATGTCTGTGAAGATGGGAAAATTTACTAGCAACATATACCAAGATCCCAAACCATATGATTACAGACAG TATGAACAAGGAATACCAGATTTTGTGACAAGTTATGACAGGGATCCTTTAAATCTAAAGTTCAAATCACAATGTTTAAGCAAAA TTTATGGACTGCATCTTctgaaagatgaaaaaaaaaagtccagctcAAAGGAAAGATTCATCACCCACAAGCCTCAAGAACTGAAGTGGGATTCAAAGCTATTTCTACCCAAGGAGCCCTGGCCTACAAAAACTGGTTCCTTTACG GTGTTTTGA